Within Epilithonimonas zeae, the genomic segment TTAGATTACGCTGGCGTTCTATATTACGAAAGATTTTTTCCTGTGTTGGATATTTGTTAATTGTAGATTTATCCTGTCCAATCTCTTGATTGGTTTGACCAATTTTTTTCTGTAATTGAGATCTTGCTTCTTGTAAATTACTTCTTACCGAAGATAACAAATCACTCAATTGTTTGTCATAACTTTTGATTGTTGGGTTAATATCGGTAGCCTGCTTTAGAGTTCTCTTTTTGGTTAAAAGCAGCTCATTATATTGTCCTAAAAGTGACTCTGTTGTTTCATTGAGACCCAAGCCAGTGGGAAACAATTGTTCTTTCCCTGAAACAGCCTTTTCATATAATGCATTAATCACTTCTAGCTGTGCAGACTCGTTGAAAATATTTTCAACATTACCTGTTAATCTTGTAACAGCAACATTTGCCTGAATATCAAGATCCGTTAGTTGATTAGCTTTTTTAAAGTTTTCCTTATCTTTTTCGATATTATCTAAATCACTGGTAATCAAATCTAATCTTTCATTAATAAAATTTTGTGTATTTTCTGCCTCTGCATTTTTATCATTAACACCATCAATATTGTATTGTTTAGTAATCTCATTCAGTATATCTTCAGACTTCTGAGGTGTGTTACCTACAAGTGTTAAATCCATTAATAGACTACCAGGCAGTTTTGTAACTACACCTGATTCTAATTGTTTTACAACTGTATTATCATTTTTAAAGACAACAAAATTTTTATAAGGTTTATATCCATCTATATTCCTTCCAATCTTTATCGTTCCCCAAGGTAATTCTACAACTTCCCCATATCTGAAAATTGATTTGTTTTTCAAAGGTCCTTCTGACAAACGATATGCATTATTATTAACTGGTTCTATATAATATGAAGCTCCATAGAAATCTTTTTTAGTAGAAATAATAAAAGCTTTGTAGGGTGCCAAGTTGTATAGTTCTATTTCTCTAATTTTACCTTTAGCAAAAAAGGAAACATCTAAATTTAAACTTTTAACTACTTTTTGAAGAATCGGCTTTGAGATTATAACAGAAGCTTCTCCCTGCAATTCAGTATCATCACTGACTCCCATTCCTAAATTCTTTAAATCATTTAAAGCATTCTTATTTGGATTTGATTGTTGAAATAATAAAGTGGTTTTTGAAGAGTATTTTGGTTGCGTATATTTTAGATAGAAATAAGATGCAGCATAAAACAATACAACACTTATCACAATCCAATACCAATATTTAAGAAACCTAAATAACTCCTTCTTAAAATTAATTTTCTTGGCGTGAGAGGTCACATTAGGATCTAATAACTCCATTTTTAAGTTAGTTTGTAAATCTTATAAGTAATGCAGCAACGCTTACTGCAACTGCTAATATTTGTAAAAATAAAGTTCTATTAGGGTTTGTTGTATTAGCAACTATCTGTTTATTTCTATCTGGTTCGACATAAAGAATATCATTCTGCTGCAAATAGTAATACTGTGAATTAACAATGCTGGCTTCTGAAAAATCTAATACTATTACAGAATCTTTTTTACTTTCTTCAGAATACCTAAGGAGTTTTACCTTAGTTCTATCTCCCGCTTCTGTCATATCTCCTGCCAATGCCAAAGCTTGAAATAGATTAATACGTTCTGTTGCAGAAGTTTTGATTCCCGGATTCTTAACTTCTCCTAAAACAGAAATATTAAGATTTACCAATTTAACATCTATTATTGGGTCGGTTAGATATAACTTTAACCTTTGTTCTAAATCTGCATTTAATTGTTGTTTTGTCATGCCAATACAAAAAACCTTCCCGAGCACAGGAAAATTAATATAACCATCTGTCGAAACAATATACTGATTGGGTCTAGAAGTTACAGTATTATCACCGGAAAGATTAGTAGAAGTAATTGTTGAAAGATTAAACGCCTTAACTGCGTTCTCATCAAATGCAGAGACTGTAATCTCCAAGACATCTCCTTCTTTAATTTTCAGCCCTGTATATCTAGCTTGACTAGTTTCTTGTTCGAAATTATGATTACTCATATAAACCATATTCTTTTTGGGCTTACAAGATGCAACCAAAAAGAATATAATTAAAAGAAATATGTGATTCTTCATTTTGTAAATCCACAAAATCAAGAGTTCTTGTGGTATAAATATAATCTTATTAGTTAGTTTCGCCCAAATAATAACTTAGACCAATCCCTAAAAATCTATTGTATGTTGCGTTTTTTGCATAATCTGGATAAATCTTAGCAAAACCTCTGTCAAATCTAATGAAAGCTTCAAGCTTGTCATTTACTTTTGCACCAACTTTAATTGATAATCCATAACTGAATTTATCCATTCTGTGACCTAATCCGAACTTATTAGAATCAAAACCTAAAGCTTCTGCTTCTTTCACAGCATTTCCTTCATCGGTTTTTTCACTCGCTAAAAACTCCAATTTAGGACCAGCCATAATAAAGATATCACCTTTATAGCCATGGTTCTTCAAATAATATTTGATATATAAAGGTACAGCAACATAAACGTTGCTATATTTTTGGTAATCCTTTTTATCCTCATTCCAATCTCCCTTTTCGCCAATTGTGTATACTTCCAATTGAGGTGTGAAATATAACCAAGCCGAATCATATATATCATTTGTGACTAATGAAAAGTCCGCAAAAACTCCAACATTACCTCCAAAATCACCTTTCGAAACTCCGTGAATTCCTGCAATAGAGCCTTTGTGAAAACTTCCGGTAACTCCATATTTAATCGACTGAGCATTCGTTAATCCGAATAATAACAAAGCGTAAACGACAATTAGCTTTTTCATTGAATTTTAATTAATCTAATTTGCGACGAAATTAAGAATTATTTATCAATTTTTAAGAAATATTTTAAACTCTTATAGTAAAACGGTATATTAATTTAATTTAATATGCTATTTTATTCATTATTAATAACATCTAAGATAACATCATATTCAAAGCCTTTGGATATCAAATGTTTGATTGTCTTACTTTTTTTCTGATACTCTTTCAGTCCTTTTTGTTTGGAAAAATAATCCTGATAAATCTTATTTACAGTTTTTTCGTAATCATCAGCATCAATTTCATCCATCGATTTAGAAATTAACTTCTCTGTAATTCCTTTTTGTTTAAGATTCATTTTGATTTTGTTCCTCCCCCAATGTTTGATATAAAACTTCCCCCGGATATAACTTCTTGTAAAACGTTCTTCATTGAGATAATTTTCTTTAATCAGGTAAAGAAAAATTTTATCTTTAGCTTCCGGAATCAAAAGAAATTCTTTCATCTTTAGCTCCACTTCATAATGACATCTATCCTGATAAACACAATAGTTTACAAGTTTCAATTTAATTTCATCGAAAGTGAGTGATTTTTTGTCCATAAAAAAAGAATGAACAAAGATGCTCATTCTTTTTTAATATTCAGAATTGTTTTTTTCTTAATAATTGAAAAGTGCGTGACCTTCCATCAATTCATTCACTTTAGTTCTGACAGAAGACAAAACTTCTTCGTTCTTGATATTATCAACTACTTCAGAAATTAAACCAGCAATTGTTACCATATCATTTTCTTTAAGACCTCTCGTCGTAATTGCTGCAGTTCCAAGACGAATTCCTGAAGTTGTGAAAGGGGATTTGTCATCAAAAGGAACCATATTTTTGTTACAAGTAATATCTGCTTTCACAAGCGCTTTTTCAGTTTCTTTCCCGTTAACGTTTTTGTTTCTCAAATCAATTAACATCAGGTGATTATCTGTTCCGCCACTTACGATTTCGAATCCTAAATCTATCATCGATTTTGCCAAGGCCTGAGCGTTTGCTTTTACTTGTTTTGCATAAGTTTCAAATTTAGAATCAATAGCTTCCGCAAATGCAACTGCTTTCGCTCCAATAACGTGTTCCAATGGCCCCCCTTGGATTCCCGGGAAAACAGCACCATCCAAAACAGCACTCATCAATTTAGTTTCTCCTTTCGGTGTTTTATGTCCATAAGTATTTTCAAAATCTTTACCCATCATAATCATTCCACCTCTTGGACCTCTCAACGTTTTGTGAGTTGTAGTCGTCACAACATGACAGTGTTCAAATGGATTATTTAAAAGTCCTTTTGCAACTAAACCTGCCGGATGTGCAATATCAGCCCAAAGCGTTGCGCCAATTTCATCAGCAACTTCTCTGAATTTAGCATAATCCAAATCTCTTGAATAAGCGGAGAATCCTGCAATCAGCATTTTTGGTTTTTCTCTCAGAGCTACTTCTCTCATTTGGTCATAGTCAATCAGTCCAGTTTCTTTTTGCACACCATAGGAACAAACCTGATATTGGATTCCTGAGAAATTAACAGCAGAACCATGCGTCAAATGCCCCCCCATAGACAAATCCATTCCCATTACTTTGTCACCAGGCTTAAGGATTGAAAGATAAATTGCAGCATTAGCCTGAGAACCAGAATGTGGCTGAACGTTCACATAATCCACTCCAAACAATTCTTTTGCTCTGTCAATTGCCAATTGTTCTACCTCATCTACCACTTCGCATCCTCCATAATATCTACGTCCAGGATAACCTTCCGCATATTTATTGGTCAACACACTTCCCATTGCCTTCATCACGTTTTCGGAAACAAAATTTTCCGAAGCAATTAATTCAATGCCGTGTGTTTGTCTTTGTCTTTCTTTTTCAATTAGTTCGAAAATCGGGTCTTGCATTTCTTAGATTTATTTTTCCCAAAAGTAAGAAATTCTCGATAATTTTTTATAACTTTCATTGATTAACATTATTCAAAATGAAATCAAAGAAAAAATATAAAAAAGAACTCTTAAAATCGCTGAAACATCTGGAAGCTGCAGAAAGTGCTTCGCTGAGGGTAATGACCAATCTGATGCTTCTTAAGGAAATGAAAGAGAATAATATCAAATTCAAAAAAGGGGATGTATTTTCTTTTGAAGACGACATTTTCGATTACAGCGATGATAAAAACGTCCGCATCCTTGCCAAACTTCGCAAGAAAACGATGAAAGCAATGCACAAACTGGTTGAAAACAATAATTTTAAGGATAAAGAACTGAAGTTTTTGGCTTAATCTACTAATACTATTAATAGCCTTCAAGAGCTTTAGACTAACAATTAATTAAATTCCCTTCTTAATTAGAAGGGAATTTTA encodes:
- the glyA gene encoding serine hydroxymethyltransferase, whose protein sequence is MQDPIFELIEKERQRQTHGIELIASENFVSENVMKAMGSVLTNKYAEGYPGRRYYGGCEVVDEVEQLAIDRAKELFGVDYVNVQPHSGSQANAAIYLSILKPGDKVMGMDLSMGGHLTHGSAVNFSGIQYQVCSYGVQKETGLIDYDQMREVALREKPKMLIAGFSAYSRDLDYAKFREVADEIGATLWADIAHPAGLVAKGLLNNPFEHCHVVTTTTHKTLRGPRGGMIMMGKDFENTYGHKTPKGETKLMSAVLDGAVFPGIQGGPLEHVIGAKAVAFAEAIDSKFETYAKQVKANAQALAKSMIDLGFEIVSGGTDNHLMLIDLRNKNVNGKETEKALVKADITCNKNMVPFDDKSPFTTSGIRLGTAAITTRGLKENDMVTIAGLISEVVDNIKNEEVLSSVRTKVNELMEGHALFNY
- a CDS encoding GumC family protein — protein: MELLDPNVTSHAKKINFKKELFRFLKYWYWIVISVVLFYAASYFYLKYTQPKYSSKTTLLFQQSNPNKNALNDLKNLGMGVSDDTELQGEASVIISKPILQKVVKSLNLDVSFFAKGKIREIELYNLAPYKAFIISTKKDFYGASYYIEPVNNNAYRLSEGPLKNKSIFRYGEVVELPWGTIKIGRNIDGYKPYKNFVVFKNDNTVVKQLESGVVTKLPGSLLMDLTLVGNTPQKSEDILNEITKQYNIDGVNDKNAEAENTQNFINERLDLITSDLDNIEKDKENFKKANQLTDLDIQANVAVTRLTGNVENIFNESAQLEVINALYEKAVSGKEQLFPTGLGLNETTESLLGQYNELLLTKKRTLKQATDINPTIKSYDKQLSDLLSSVRSNLQEARSQLQKKIGQTNQEIGQDKSTINKYPTQEKIFRNIERQRNLKESIYLYLLQKREENAITLAVTTPKAKVVNPAYTTGIVQPNYKQIRIAAIILGLLLPLIIIFIMKVLDSKIRTKDDVQIIIPDIPIVGEIPNNTSQRPIIENNDFTIFAESFRILTSNIKFILRSKQIYKGGVILVSSSVKGEGKTTISINTALSLAGGAKVLLIGADIRNPQLHKYISNQNKGLTDYLVSETDDISSYIINSQLNDNLDVLFSGSKAPNPNDLLDMQKFDDMIIKLKQKYDYILLDSAPVMLVSDSLHLVDVSDLILYTIKSDFTENEMLIFTDQFRRDNDIQNLVFVLNNVKPEYARYEYKYGYGYYSDVKQENFVSRLFKR
- a CDS encoding regulatory protein RecX gives rise to the protein MSIFVHSFFMDKKSLTFDEIKLKLVNYCVYQDRCHYEVELKMKEFLLIPEAKDKIFLYLIKENYLNEERFTRSYIRGKFYIKHWGRNKIKMNLKQKGITEKLISKSMDEIDADDYEKTVNKIYQDYFSKQKGLKEYQKKSKTIKHLISKGFEYDVILDVINNE
- a CDS encoding polysaccharide biosynthesis/export family protein; amino-acid sequence: MKNHIFLLIIFFLVASCKPKKNMVYMSNHNFEQETSQARYTGLKIKEGDVLEITVSAFDENAVKAFNLSTITSTNLSGDNTVTSRPNQYIVSTDGYINFPVLGKVFCIGMTKQQLNADLEQRLKLYLTDPIIDVKLVNLNISVLGEVKNPGIKTSATERINLFQALALAGDMTEAGDRTKVKLLRYSEESKKDSVIVLDFSEASIVNSQYYYLQQNDILYVEPDRNKQIVANTTNPNRTLFLQILAVAVSVAALLIRFTN
- a CDS encoding outer membrane beta-barrel protein is translated as MKKLIVVYALLLFGLTNAQSIKYGVTGSFHKGSIAGIHGVSKGDFGGNVGVFADFSLVTNDIYDSAWLYFTPQLEVYTIGEKGDWNEDKKDYQKYSNVYVAVPLYIKYYLKNHGYKGDIFIMAGPKLEFLASEKTDEGNAVKEAEALGFDSNKFGLGHRMDKFSYGLSIKVGAKVNDKLEAFIRFDRGFAKIYPDYAKNATYNRFLGIGLSYYLGETN